In Comamonas koreensis, the genomic stretch CCCGCTGGTGCCCGTGGTCAGCGCCACCGGTTCGACCCGCATGGGCCGCCAGGTCGGCGTCAAGGTGGCCGAGCGCTTTGGCCGCTCCATCCTGGAGCTGGGTGGCAACAACGCGATGATCGTCACGCCGTCGGCCGACCTGGAGCTGGCCGCCCGCGCCATCACCTTTGCAGCCGTCGGTACTGCCGGCCAGCGTTGCACCACCTTGCGCCGCCTGATCGTGCACAAGTCGGTGGCCGACCAGCTGGTGACACGCCTGGAAAAGATCTACGGCAGCGTCACCGTGGGTGACCCGCTGACCGACGGCACTTTGGTGGGTCCGCTGATCGACAAGGCCTCGTTCGACGGCATGCAGGCCGCACTGGCCCAGGCCAAGGACGAGGGCGGCACCGTCATCGGCGGCCAGCGCGAGCGCGAAGACCTGGGCCAGGACGCCTACTATGTGCGCCCGGCTCTGGTGAAGATGCCTGCGCAGACCAAGGTGATGGAGCACGAAACCTTTGCGCCCATCCTCTACATCGTCACCTACGAAGGCAGCGCCGACGACGCGATCGCGGTGCAGAATGCGGTGCCCCAGGGCCTGTCGTCCGCCATCTTCACCAGTGACCTGCGCGATGCAGAGCGCTTCATGTCGCCCGCCGGCAGCGACTGCGGTATTGCCAACGTCAATATCGGCACCTCGGGCGCGGAAATCGGTGGCGCCTTTGGTGGCGAGAAGGAAACGGGAGGCGGCCGTGAATCGGGCTCGGACGCCTGGAAAGGCTATATGCGCCGCGCCACCAACACCATCAACTACAGTGGCGCGCTGCCACTGGCGCAAGGCGTGCGCTTTGACGTGTGATGAGTGGGCAGCCGCAGGCTGGCGCCGTGGGCATGCTGCCCGCTGCCCGGGCCTGCAGGTTTCGCCACCGGGGCGGCCACTGCGCCGCCCGGTGTGTGCTGCCAGCGCAGGCCACTGATATGCGGGTGCCCCATGCGGCTTCCCACCCAGACAGGGGCTTGACGCTCCTGTCTCCAACCCCACCAGCATCTGCCAAGGGCTGGCCTGCCACCGTTGCAGGCCAGCCCTTGTTGCATCCGATGCTGCCGTTATTTGTGGCGCTGCGCAGCCATTTGCTGCGCTGGCGCAATGTGTAGCCAGGCCAGATCGGGTCCAATGCCCCGCTTCTGGCGCATCGATGACAAGACCAAGGAGACAAGACATGGCAGACAAGCAAGCAACACGCACCGGTGGCCAGCTGGTGGTGGACCAGCTGCTGGTGCACGGCGTGCAGCAGATTTTCACGGTGCCGGGCGAGAGCTTTCTGGCGGTGCTCGATGCGCTCTATGACGCGCCCATCGAGACGACGATCTGCCGCCAGGAGGGCGGCGCCGCGATGATGGCCGAAGCCCAGGGCAAGCTCACGGGCCAGCCGGGGATCTGCATGGTCACGCGCGGGCCAGGTGCTACCAATGCCTCGGCCGGCTTGCACATTGCGATGCAGGACTCCACGCCGATGATCCTCTTCGTCGGCCAGATCGAGCGCTCGGCGCGCGGCCGCGAGGCCTTCCAGGAGCTGGACTACCGCGCGGTGTTTGGCAGCATGGTCAAGTGGGCGACCGAGATCGATGATGCGGCGCGCATCCCCGAGACCATTGCCCGTGCCTTTGCCGTGGCCACCAGCGGCCGCCCCGGCCCGGTGGTGATTGCGCTGCCCGAAGACATGCTGCGCGACACCGTCAGCGTGCCCGATGCGCGCCGCTACCAGCCTGCGCCCGCCCATGCGGCCGATGCCGATGTGGCTGCCGTCGTGGCCCAGCTGGCCGCCGCGCAAAACCCCATCATCATTGCCGGTGGCTCGCGCTGGACTGCGCAGGCCCATGCGGATATCGCCGCCTTTGCCGCCGCCCATGCCGTGCCGGTGGCTTGCTCCTTCCGCCGCCAGATGGTGTTCCCCGCCCACCACGGCAACTATGCCGGCGATGTGGGCCTGGGCGTGAACCCCAAGCTGATCGAGCGCATCAAGCAGGCGGATCTGGTCGTGCTGCTGGGCGGTCGCATGTCCGAGGTGCCATCGCAGGGCTACAGCCTCTTGGGCATTCCGGCCAGCAGCGGCCAGCGGCTCATCCATGTGCATCCGGATCCCGATGAACTGGGCCGGGTCTACCAGGCTGACCAGGCGGTGGTGGCGGCGCCCGACTCCTTTTGCGCAGCCCTGGCACGCCAGCCTGCCGCCGCGCCGCGCGCCGAGCGCCAGGCGCTGGTGCAGCAGGCCCATGCCGACTACCTGGCATGGAGCAATCCTGCGCCCATCCAGGTGCCTGGCGCGCTGCAGATGGGCCAGCTGATGGCCCATCTGCGCGAGGTGCTGCCGGCCGACACGGTCTGGTGCAATGGCGCGGGCAACTTTGCCACCTGGGTGCACCGCTTCTGGCCGTTTACGCACTACGGCAGCCAGCTCGCTCCCACCAGCGGCAGCATGGGCTATGGCTTGCCGGCCGCCGTGGGCGCCAAGCGCCTGGACAAGCGGCGCAGCGTCGTCTGCATTGCCGGCGATGGCGACTTTCTGATGCATGGCCAAGAGTTTGCGACCGCCGTGCAGTACCAGTTGCCGGTCATCGTGCTGCTGATCGACAACGGCATGTACGGCACCATCCGCATGCACCAGGAGCGCGACTACCCCCATCGGGTCAGCGCCACCGAGCTGCGCAACCCCGACTTTGTCGCCTATGCCAAGGCCTTCGGCGGCAATGCCGCCCTGGTCGAGAAGACCGAAGACTTTGCGCCCGCGCTCGCTGCCATGCGCAGCTGGGCGGAACAGCACCAGCTGCCGGTGATCCTGCACTGCAAGCTCGATCCGCAGGCGATCACGCCGGCGCGCAGCCTGGACCAGATCCGCGGCACCGGCGTTTAAACGCAGGCTGAAGGCACGAAAAAAAGGCACCGAGTGGAGACTCGGTGCCTTTTGTGCTTAGGCGCGTTGGCAGCGGCTACAAAGCCCCCGCTGCAACCTAAAGTGGTTTACAGCACATCGCTGGCAAAGTCGGCCAGGCGCGAGCGCTCACCGCGTGCCAGCGTGATGTGGCCGCTGTGTGGCCAGCCCTTGAAGCGGTCCACCACATAGGTCAGGCCCGAAGAGCCTTCGGTCAGGTAGGGCGTGTCGATCTGGGCCAGGTTGCCCATGCAGATGATCTTGGTGCCGGGGCCGGCACGGGTGATCAGGGTCTTCATCTGCTTGGGGGTCAGGTTCTGCGCCTCGTCGATGATCACGTACTTGTTCAGGAAGGTGCGGCCGCGCATGAAGTTCATGCTCTTGATCTTGATGCGGCTGCGGATCAGGTCATTGGTGGCAGAGCGCCCCCATTCACCGGGGTTGCCGCCGTCGCCCTTGGCCAGGAACTCCAGGTTGTCATCCAGCGCGCCCATCCAGGGGCCCATCTTCTCTTCTTCGGTGCCGGGCAGAAAACCGATGTCCTCGCCTACGCTCACGGTGGCGCGGGTCATGATGATCTCGGTGTAGCGGCGCTCGTCGAGCACCTGGTTCAGACCGGCGGCCAAGGCCATCAAGGTCTTGCCGGTGCCTGCCGTACCAGCCAGGGTGACAAAGTCCACATCCGGGTCCATCAGCAGGTTCATCGCGAAGTTCTGCTCACGGTTGCGCGTGGTCACGCCCCACACATTGTTCTTCTGGTGGCCGTAGTCCTTCAGCGTCTCGAGCACGGCGGTCTTGTCGCGGATCTCGATCACGCGGGCAAACAGGCTGTTCTCGCCCGGTGCCTCGTAGAAGACGAACTGATTGATGTGCAGCTGCTGGGTGATGGCGCCGCTGATGCGGTAGCAGGTGGACGCACCCGACTGCCAGCTCTCGACCTTCTTGCCGACCTTGGCCCAGAAATCCAGCGGCAGCTGCAGCATGCCGGTGTAGAGCAGGTCGCCGTCTTCCAGCGTCTTGTCGTTCTGGTAGTCCTCGGCCTCCAGGCCCAGTGCGCGCGCCTTGACGCGCATGTTGATGTCCTTGGACACCAGCACGACGGGCCGGTCAGGGTGGCGCTGGCGCAGGGCCTCGACCACGCCCAGGATCTGGTTGTCGGCCTTGCCCTGGGGCAGGCTCTGGGGCAGCTGGTAGTTCAGCGGCTCGGTCTGGAAGAACAGGCAGCCGCTGGCGCCCTTCTGGCCGGTGGCATCGAGGCGAATGCCCTGGGCCAGGTGCGCTTCCTGGCTGGCCACCAGCGCGTCGAGCGTGCGGCTGGCCTGCCGGCCGTTGCGGGCCACTTCGGTCATGCCCTTCTTGTGGCCGTCGAGCTCTTCGAGCACGATCATCGGCAGGTAGATGTCGTGCTCTTCAAAGCGGAACAGGCTGCTGGGGTCATGCAGCAGCACATTGGTGTCGAGCACAAAGAGCTTGGCCTTGTCGCTGCGCGGCTTGGTGGCCTTGGCAGGTTTGCTAGCCAGCACCGGGCTGGCTTCGGCCACGGCAGGGCTGCGGGCCGGTTGCGCAGGCTTGGCTGCTGCTGGCGCCTTGGCGCTTGCGGCCACGGGCGCTGGGGCTTGCACGGGAGCAGGGGCGGCCGCCGCTTTCTTGCTGCGGCTGCTGGTCCTGGGCGCGGCAGCGGCTTGCGTGCCACGGCGCGGCGCAGGGCTTGCGGCCACGGTGGCGGGCGCCGTGTCCAGGTCTAGAAGATCGTTGTCTTGTTCATCGCGCGCAGCGGCCGCGGATGCACGGGATGGGGTGTTGGTCTTGGCGGAAAAGTCACCAGCGGATAGCTGGCTGCCACGGCGGGTAGGTGCGGGAGGCAAGGGCATGGAGCTCGGGGCCTTTATCTAAACACTCGCCAAATGGGCGAACTCACTCCGAACGCCTGCCACCCCGGATGCAAAAAAGGCCATCTCGCAAGCAAGACAGCCTTTTTCATGGGGAATGACAGAACAATCCGGACTCACATACATATGGAGCCCATTATGCACATTCTGGGCGTCCCGAAACCAGCAATCGCAGTCATGGATCGCGGTGTCGGCCCAGAAAGACGGAAACAGCAACGGCGCGCATCCGCAGATCGCGCGCCGCCGCACGGTCGCCGCCTGGCGCAGCGGCTTAGGCAGCCTTCTTTTGCGCAGCCTTCATCGACTTGACGGCCTTGAGCACTTCTTCGACATGGCCCAGCACCTTCAGGCCGCGCCATTCTTGCACCAAGATGCCATCAGGGCCGACCAGGAAGGTCGAGCGCTCGATGCCCTTGACCTTCTTGCCGTACATGATCTTGTTCTTGACGACGCCGAACATGTGGCACAGCTTCTCTTCGGTATCAGCGATCAGCTCGAAGGGCAGTTCGAGCTTTTCCTTGAAGTCGTCGTGCGACTTCATGTTGTCGCGCGACACGCCGAAGACGGCTGCACCAGCCTTGACAAAATCCGCGTACTTGTCGCGGAACTGCATGGCTTCGGTGGTACAACCGGGGGTGTTATCCTTGGGGTAGAAGTACAGCACCAGAATTTGCCCCTGATGCGACGCATTGGAGACCTTCAGGCCTCCCGTCGCTTGTGCTTCAAATTCTGGCAAGGGTTTGTTGACAACAACAGCCATAGCTCTCTATTTTCTCCGGAGTAATCGCAAAAAGGCCGCAGGAATCAAAGTATTCATCTAGTTGTTATTCAGGCCCGCGGCCGCAAGCGAGTATTTTAACCCGAATCGAAATATTTATCGAGCCCCACTGATAAACACAGGCTATCGATTGTGGTTATAGCGCAGGAGCCTCCAGCAGCACAGCCAGCAAGACCTTGCGTCCTTCACCAGCCAATACGTTGTAGGTACGGCATGCAGCGGGCGTATCCATGGTCTCGAAGCCGATACGTTTTGCAATCAGCGGAGCGAGCCAGGCCGGCGAAGGAAAACGTAACCGATTGCCACTGCCGAAAATGACCGTTTCAACATCGGCCTCCGCCAGCTGGGCGAAATGGGCGGGCCCCAGGTCTTCGAAGCGCGCGCAATCCCAGCGCTGCAAGGTACCGTTGGAGCCGACCACCAGGCTGTATGCGTAGGACTGCTGGTCCACGGCCAGCCAGCCCGGGCCATAGCCTGTGATGGTCAAGGTGTCGGATTTATCTGGCTGGAACTTCATGGCGCGGGCTTTCGGCAAACGGGGCAAGGACAGGGCAGGGCCCGGTGCCGCAGGCACTGGGAGCCACTACAGGGCGATCAACGCAAGGATCTGTGGTCAAATTATAGTTTTCACCTAGTTGGGTTGTGGGTTCGAGGTATTGGCATGGTTGCCAGCCGGCTGCAATCCCGTGTTTTCAGAGGTAGTGGTTTCTGTCATGAAGACGATTCAAAAATCCGCCAAGCTGGCCAATGTGTGTTACGACATTCGAGGGCCGATCATGGACGCGGCGAAGCGGATGGAGGACGAAGGACAGAAGATCACCAAGCTCAACATCGGCAACCTGGCGGTGTTCGGCTTCGATGCCCCTGAAGAGGTGCAGCAGGACATGATCCGCAACCTGCCCAACTCGGCAGGCTACTCCGACAGCAAGGGCATCTTTGCCGCGCGCAAGGCGGTGATGCACGAAACCCAGCGCCTGGGCATCAAGGGCGTGGGTCTGGACGACATCTACCTGGGCAATGGCGCCTCCGAGCTGATCAGCCTGGCCACCAATGCGCTGCTCGATACCGGCGACGAAATGCTGCTGCCGGCCCCCGACTACCCGCTGTGGACGGCCGCCACCAGTCTGTCGGGCGGCACCCCGGTGCACTACCTATGCGACGAGGAAAACGGCTGGATGCCCAACCTGGCGGACATCCGCGCCAAGATCACGCCCCGCACCAAGGGCATCGTGGTCATCAACCCCAACAACCCCACCGGTGCGCTGTATTCCGACGCACTGCTGCGTGACATCGTGCAGATCGCGCGTGAGCATGGCTTGGTCATCTTTGCCGATGAGGT encodes the following:
- a CDS encoding Mth938-like domain-containing protein translates to MKFQPDKSDTLTITGYGPGWLAVDQQSYAYSLVVGSNGTLQRWDCARFEDLGPAHFAQLAEADVETVIFGSGNRLRFPSPAWLAPLIAKRIGFETMDTPAACRTYNVLAGEGRKVLLAVLLEAPAL
- a CDS encoding PhoH family protein; translated protein: MPLPPAPTRRGSQLSAGDFSAKTNTPSRASAAAARDEQDNDLLDLDTAPATVAASPAPRRGTQAAAAPRTSSRSKKAAAAPAPVQAPAPVAASAKAPAAAKPAQPARSPAVAEASPVLASKPAKATKPRSDKAKLFVLDTNVLLHDPSSLFRFEEHDIYLPMIVLEELDGHKKGMTEVARNGRQASRTLDALVASQEAHLAQGIRLDATGQKGASGCLFFQTEPLNYQLPQSLPQGKADNQILGVVEALRQRHPDRPVVLVSKDINMRVKARALGLEAEDYQNDKTLEDGDLLYTGMLQLPLDFWAKVGKKVESWQSGASTCYRISGAITQQLHINQFVFYEAPGENSLFARVIEIRDKTAVLETLKDYGHQKNNVWGVTTRNREQNFAMNLLMDPDVDFVTLAGTAGTGKTLMALAAGLNQVLDERRYTEIIMTRATVSVGEDIGFLPGTEEEKMGPWMGALDDNLEFLAKGDGGNPGEWGRSATNDLIRSRIKIKSMNFMRGRTFLNKYVIIDEAQNLTPKQMKTLITRAGPGTKIICMGNLAQIDTPYLTEGSSGLTYVVDRFKGWPHSGHITLARGERSRLADFASDVL
- a CDS encoding aldehyde dehydrogenase family protein translates to MTQSTQRLNDILKALALDLQPLAGQDITSRSPADGATLAVLKAHSAQQAQDAIAAAHQAYLQWRTVPAPVRGELVRRFGQTLRQHKAALGALVSIEAGKITSEGLGEVQEMIDICDFAVGLSRQLHGLTIASERPGHRMMETWHPMGVVGIISAFNFPVAVWCWNSALALVCGDAVVWKPSEKTPLTAVACQHLLEQTMAAFNQEQPGAVPAGLAQLLIGAREVGEVLVDSPLVPVVSATGSTRMGRQVGVKVAERFGRSILELGGNNAMIVTPSADLELAARAITFAAVGTAGQRCTTLRRLIVHKSVADQLVTRLEKIYGSVTVGDPLTDGTLVGPLIDKASFDGMQAALAQAKDEGGTVIGGQREREDLGQDAYYVRPALVKMPAQTKVMEHETFAPILYIVTYEGSADDAIAVQNAVPQGLSSAIFTSDLRDAERFMSPAGSDCGIANVNIGTSGAEIGGAFGGEKETGGGRESGSDAWKGYMRRATNTINYSGALPLAQGVRFDV
- a CDS encoding peroxiredoxin, which codes for MAVVVNKPLPEFEAQATGGLKVSNASHQGQILVLYFYPKDNTPGCTTEAMQFRDKYADFVKAGAAVFGVSRDNMKSHDDFKEKLELPFELIADTEEKLCHMFGVVKNKIMYGKKVKGIERSTFLVGPDGILVQEWRGLKVLGHVEEVLKAVKSMKAAQKKAA
- a CDS encoding thiamine pyrophosphate-binding protein; translation: MADKQATRTGGQLVVDQLLVHGVQQIFTVPGESFLAVLDALYDAPIETTICRQEGGAAMMAEAQGKLTGQPGICMVTRGPGATNASAGLHIAMQDSTPMILFVGQIERSARGREAFQELDYRAVFGSMVKWATEIDDAARIPETIARAFAVATSGRPGPVVIALPEDMLRDTVSVPDARRYQPAPAHAADADVAAVVAQLAAAQNPIIIAGGSRWTAQAHADIAAFAAAHAVPVACSFRRQMVFPAHHGNYAGDVGLGVNPKLIERIKQADLVVLLGGRMSEVPSQGYSLLGIPASSGQRLIHVHPDPDELGRVYQADQAVVAAPDSFCAALARQPAAAPRAERQALVQQAHADYLAWSNPAPIQVPGALQMGQLMAHLREVLPADTVWCNGAGNFATWVHRFWPFTHYGSQLAPTSGSMGYGLPAAVGAKRLDKRRSVVCIAGDGDFLMHGQEFATAVQYQLPVIVLLIDNGMYGTIRMHQERDYPHRVSATELRNPDFVAYAKAFGGNAALVEKTEDFAPALAAMRSWAEQHQLPVILHCKLDPQAITPARSLDQIRGTGV